The Strix uralensis isolate ZFMK-TIS-50842 chromosome 4, bStrUra1, whole genome shotgun sequence genomic interval GTATGCAAATATATGGTTAACTGGGGAATGGGTGTTATGGTTTCCTTCCCACCTGTCGAGGTAATATGTATTCTAAAGGCAGCAGTGTGAGTTGTAGAGTCTTGGTACAACGACTGATGTTAGTGCTCAGTGGATAAGAACACATTTCACTGACCGCCGAGGTCATGAAGTTTCTTGCtgactctgctttgcttttcccttccccccaTCTCCTCTAGGGTTTAATGATGATCCTGGCCCATCTCATCAATCCAGCCTTGAGAAGATGAACCTCAAAGAAGAAATAGTAGTGAAGGTGGTAGAGCCAGAAGAAAGCTCTGAGGACATGGCAGTGGTTCCACCTAGCCAAGAACAACTACCTTTTCTAGGGACATCAGGCGGTGGTTCCTCTGGGAAAgtaaaagccaaaacaaaaggCAGATCCCAGGCAGACCAAAATGAAATAACTGAAGAGGACCTGGTGCAGATTCAGCAGACCCAGATGCAGGTGATCCAGTCTGGCTTTGACAGTGTCAACCACAACCTCCGGCTGCTGCAGCAAGGCATGCAAGATCTGAGTAACAGCCTCAGCATCATGGCGCATACGCTTGTTGCTATCAAGAACGTCTATGTGAAAAATAACACTGGCCCGACCACGTATGCCACCGCCTCCACTCAGACCACAGCTGGGTACCTGAGCCCAGGTTCTCCCCAGGTCTCCCCGGCTGAGGACAGAGGTAGGGCGCaggtggctgggagcagcagcaggagcagcagctgcagctccagctccatgTCACAAGAACCAGGTCCTTCCGAGTTTCCTCGGCCCCCCCTGAGAACCATTAAGAAAGAACATCCAAATGGCTGCTACTACTTCTGCTTTGCAGATGTGTAAAAACTTGAATATATGTAAAGTGACTGTGGTGTTAGGTGCTGTTGTATGTTCTGCTCCGGCCTGTGACTTTGAAGGAGCAAAGTGGACTTGCCTCCCACGTTTTTCCCAGTGGGAAACATTTCGCTATAGGTGGCATTAAACACTAATTACCCATCTCCTGTTTGTTAACTGTGTTGCAAGTTGgctaattttcttctgttttctttatcctcttactctcttaaaaaaaccaaccaaacaaaaaaacagatttattttgaCTAAGACTCTTGTCTGTATCATCCTTTGTTTATGTGaccttttcaaaaataaaaggcatGAGAGTGGGGTGAAAAAGTAACACTATGGTTACCAAGCGGCAGGAGCTGTCTTACACAAGTTGCTTAGTTTTTTGATTAAACAAACTTAAGAAGTAGTCGGGTTTTTAAGTACTTGCTTTTTCTAATAATGTCAGGGGTGTTTGCTTGGTgggattgtttgggtttttttaagtctgagCTGTGCAAGGCATCACAGGGAGAATTTGACATACCTGCTTATTCTAGGAATGGTTTAGGACTGAGCTGTTGACTCATGAATGTACCCCTCTGAATTCATACAGCATTGTTCCACTTGGCTGTTGTTCATTCCCAGCTTGTCAAATGCGCCTTCTCCTCGTAGGCATTTTGTTTTACAGCACTAGCAGGGTAGGCTCACTCTTGTCACATCATTAAAATagagaaatacagcaaaaaagtACTAACTGATGAGGGATGCCTGGCTTTGACATGGGGTAGTTTTTCCCCATATGATTTATAAGCAGTCAGATTTCACAAGCCTTCTGGAATCAGTACCCAACATTTGAAATACAGAGagcaaaaaaaatttctgtattttacgTGAAACAGAAGTTAGATTTGCTGTTAAACAAATTACTTTGCTCCACACAGAACAAACGCTGCTGCATAGTTTATGAAGCTTTCATCTTCACCTGTCGGAGACATGAGTAAAATCTTCGTTCTTTTAGCTGTATATCCAAGGAAGAAGAAACACAAGGAAGAGTTGGAGCAAAAAGTAATCTGTTAAGTGTCCGTTCTGAAACAAGCACAATAGAATCATTTTATCTTAATGTGAAAAGGTAAAATCTTTTCACATTTAGAAAAGGGGAAACTATTGTCACTGGCACTATTCTTAAGATACATTTAAGGCTGTATATTAGAGTCGCTCTACTTTGCACAACTGAAAATGAGCAGAGGTAGTGTGTATGGCCAGTGTCCatactggaggggaaaaaaaactcacCTCAATTTTATCCAATGACCTGAAAAATCATGCAGGTCCTCTTCTTAAGCATTTATCACCAATATTAAAGTTCTGCAGATAAATTTAGCCTGTAGCAATGACTAGCTGCCTCTAGTTTTCCAGTCATTTTGCACAAGCATTCCTGTTGCAAGAATTTAGCAAATACAAATGACACAGAGAATGGCAACCCAATTGTCCCTCTCCTAGCAGCATAGGAACATGTAATCATAGGGTAAGATACATCACTTTTGCAGTCAGCTTTGATAAAGCACTGTACCATACGAAATGTACTTTTAAGTACTTTCTTTTACTTCTCCCCTTATGCTATTATGGTGTACTGATTACACACACGCATGCCTCAAaatccagcagctgctgcctaaTAAGACATGAACACAGGGTAGTCACGTTGTTAGCAAGTGTTTCCCTTCATTATCATAGATGgaataaaatatgcaaatatctcacaaaacaaaaacatctacATGTACAGCACATTGTTAATTGGGATTAATGCCTTGACAAAGGGGAGGTTCTCAGCTTTAACAAAAGGAGGTGGTGTGGATGACAGGGATCACTACCTTATCCAAAAATTGCTGGTTTTAAAAACGGGAAAGGAATAATCCTAAATCTGACTTTTGATTGTATGTTGTTAAAATCTTTCCAAATTAACCTGTTGGAAGCATTATTTCTCCCCTGTTAGTAGAGATGGGCTCTCTCGAGCAGTGTTTTCTGTAACTGAAGAAGGCACccttcatttgtattttgttctCATGTGCCCATGTTCTCATGGGCAAAGCAGCCAATAAACGCTACTGTGACATTCCAGGTAGATTAACAAAACGTGATCTAAAGTCTTCCTGGTCCTTCTGGGACCTGAGCTTGTCCAGGTTGCAACAGCCAATTCTTACCTGTCTgactttctttcactgttttcatttttctccaatTGTTAATTCTTGAATTTCACTTACTACAGCATTTCTAGGAAGAGCTGACTCGTGACTGCTACATAGCTTTCTCACGTTCGAGTACAAATTTAAATGAGAGGCAGCTACAGTGCAAGTGTGGAGAAGCGTAGCAAGATCCTAAGAGCAGAGTGGGCAGATTGGTTCTCCTTTATGAATGAAGGCGACAAGCCAGGCAATGCTGAAAGACACTTTAGTGGTCAGACAGCTACCAGACATCAACATCGATCTGCCACAGCATTTGTTCCAATCTTGCTTCTTGCCCACAGTCTGTCAGTTGTACCGCTAATGTATACTGGAGCCAGATCAAAACCACTCTTCCATTTCTGGTATGAGCCAGAtttacataatatttttaaacaaggaaagATACTGAGCTACCTGTCGCCAGTACAGAGCACGCAGATTCATTATTTTCATCTTCAAATTAATATAGCTGGCTTGCTATTTCTTTAGGCGCCCTTTCTGTGCCCAAACAATGGTTCTGTTGGGAGCACCAAAAGCATACACCATCCAGAAGCACGCCATTAAATTTCTGGCTGCTTTTAACAGACGAAACATCATTTTCTTGGAAATTTGGAAATTACCGAGTAAATGAATTCCCAATTTGTTTCCTGTCCTGTGAAGCAATTTGGGCTATTTATATAAATGACAAGACCTAATGACCTGGTCATGAAGCTTAATGAAAATACTGCCAATGATTTGAACAAAGGCAGAGCTAGCTTTTAATTTGCCTTACATACAAGGCATAACAGTGATAATGCCAAGAAAGAGATCCAGGGAATTTTCTCCAATTCTTCTGGACTTCCCTGCGCAAAGAGCAGGCAGTATCTTCCACAGCATACAAGGACTATATGCAGGCACATAAACCACAAATATAAGTTGTGATGATATCGTACTCTACTTTTACCTAGTTTTACTcgaaagagaaatgaaaggatCTTGGAGGAAACTGGAACAACTGGTAGCTTAACACTGCATCTCCACATAGCACCAACTGCTCAGATTCAGTAACAACTTCCATTCATTCATTCCTCTGCCATCTGCCACTTAAGTGTATTGTACAGAGGATGACAGGTCTCCTCAAGTGGCTGTAAAAGCTCAGTGACTACATCCAGACAGCTGATCATCTCCAAAGAAATCAATTATGGTAACTTCTGACTACGTAAGAAATCACAATTttgaagggggggtgggggtggtgcgGGAAGGGGAAGAAATAACTGGCTTTTCAGAACAACAAGGCTGGAATCCACTGTATTGTTACTAAAATTGACCTGATCTTGCTGTGGCAATCATTTGTTGTTTGTCTGAATACAGACAGTATGGATAACAGCGAGAGCAAATAGGGAAGTTTCTGAGGAGGCTGGTTGAGTTTTTCTATTCTTATGAACACATGAACTTACTAAATCAGTAAAACTTCCATTGATCCAATCATTCCAACTTGCAGTATGAACACTTGACTCATGTTGCAGTAGTACCAACTGACacttgctttttgctttcttgtaacagaaacaaaaaatcgCTGTCAAATTACTTTCTTCATTTAAAGTACAGGGTTACAATAGtaaaaattattggaaaaaattCAACTGAAgctttataaataattaaattatacAAACACAATCAGGAATTGAAGTTTTGCATGctgaatgaatattttatttagaaccagtttataaaaataaaatacaaaataatttgaaaacaaaacttaaaacatTGTACAAAGCCTTGATATGgtacaaatgagaaaataaataattacaactTTATGTACAAATGACAATTACAAGGGAATTAACTCTTTATGTTCTTGGGTGCCTGAGCaaacttaaaaggaaaagaacagcttaGAAGATTTCTAAGCAGGGGAAGAGAAATGCAACTGCCAAGCAAGAAGATTTGATGGATTCAACATTTGTCTTCCTCAATGGTAACAAATAATTTTGGAACTACTTTCCACTTAATTTAGTCATGCTACAGATTTTACTACTGAGTACTTAATTCTGTATGGGGTGACAACATTGTACTTTTAATTAATACACAGATTTCAGTCTTTGTGGCATTGCCCAGAGATTTTAGAGTATCAGCCATTGGTTGGCAGCTTCAGAAAGCCACTACTTGTCTGAAGGCATTGCTGGTGATTTCCTTAATTTACTAGATTGGATATTC includes:
- the LOC141942249 gene encoding uncharacterized protein LOC141942249; translated protein: MAEDSPKRRKANFNEAETEVLIEQVLKHEQLLFAAGPGRASPGQKRKVWELIRHKVNPVAACPRDVEDLKKRWRDLKRRDRSKLCRLSQGCGPPGPAALGLLLAPAEMPPAAAPPGRRLHHHHRAYGSLLPAEAVPIVGGIDTLELPGAVVGEMGFNDDPGPSHQSSLEKMNLKEEIVVKVVEPEESSEDMAVVPPSQEQLPFLGTSGGGSSGKVKAKTKGRSQADQNEITEEDLVQIQQTQMQVIQSGFDSVNHNLRLLQQGMQDLSNSLSIMAHTLVAIKNVYVKNNTGPTTYATASTQTTAGYLSPGSPQVSPAEDRGRAQVAGSSSRSSSCSSSSMSQEPGPSEFPRPPLRTIKKEHPNGCYYFCFADV